AAAGAGGTTTTTATGTCAAAATTTAATCGTATTCACTTAGTCGTTATGGACTCGGTCGGCATTGGGGCAGCACCAGATGCTAACAATTTTGTTAATGCAGGGGTGCCAGATGGAGCTTCCGATACGCTGGGACATATTTCCAAAGCAGTCGGTCTAGACGTGCCAAATATGGCTAAGCTGGGTCTGGGCAATATTGAGCGTGAGCAAGCCTTGAAAACTGTACCAGCTGAGGAAAATCCAAGTGGTTACTATACTAAATTAGAAGAAGTTTCTTTAGGTAAAGATACCATGACAGGCCACTGGGAAATCATGGGGCTGAATATTACTGAGCCTTTTGATACTTTCTGGAACGGCTTCCCAGAGGAAATCTTGACTAAAATTGAAGAATTTTCTGGTCGCAAAGTTATTCGTGAGGCGAACAAACCTTATTCTGGCACGGCAGTTATTGACGACTTCGGGCCTCGTCAGATGGAAACTGGCGAATTGATTATCTATACTTCTGCAGATCCAGTTCTTCAAATTGCGGCCCACGAAGAAGTGATTCCTTTAGACGAGCTCTATCGTATCTGTGAATTCGCCCGCTCTATTACCTTGGAACGCCCTGCGCTTCTAGGACGGATCATCGCTCGCCCTTATGTAGGTGAGCCAGGCAACTTCACTCGTACACCCAATCGCCATGACTATGCAGTCTCTCCATTTGAGCCAACTGTTTTGGACAAACTCAATGAAGCAGGTATTGATACCTATTCTGTTGGTAAGATTAACGATATCTTCAACGGTGCAGGTATCAACCACGACATGGGTCACAACCAATCCAATAATCATGGAGTGGACAATCTAGTCAAGGCTATCCAGTCTGAGGACTTCAAGTACGGCTTCTCATTTACCAACTTAGTGGACTTCGATGCTCTTTATGGTCACCGTCGTAATCCGCATGGCTATCGTGATTGTCTGCAGGAGTTTGACGCTCGCTTGCCAGAAATCATTGAAAACATGCGTGAAGATGATTTGCTCATGATTACCGCTGACCATGGTAATGACCCGACCTATGCCGGAACAGATCACACTCGTGAGTACATTCCGCTCTTGGTCTTTGGTAAATCCCTCAAGGGGAATGGTCACTTGCCTGTCGGACATTTTGCGGACATTTCAGCAACCATCGCTGACAACTTCGGTGTGGATAAGGCCATGATTGGTGAAAGCTTCTTGGACAAATTGGTATAAGCATAGAGAGTGAGGAAAATATTTTATGGCAACATTATCTGAGAAAATCAAAGCAACGGCCGCCTTCTTGAAAGAAAAAGGGATGACAGAACCTGAATTCGGCTTGATCCTGGGATCTGGTTTGGGAGAATTGGCTTCTGAAATCGAAAATGCCGTTAGTCTTGACTATGCGGATATTCCAAACTGGGGCCGCTCAACTGTCGTTGGCCACGCTGGTAAATTAGTCTATGGAGATTTGGCAGGGCGTAAAGTCTTGGCACTGCAAGGTCGTTTCCATTTCTACGAAGGAAATCCTCTCGAAGTTGTTACTTTCCCGGTGCGCGTGATGAAGGCTCTTGGTGCGACAGGTGTTATTGTGACAAATGCTGCCGGTGGTATTGGATATGGTCCTGGTACTTTGATGGCTATTTCAGACCATATCAACATGACGGGTCAAAATCCTTTGATCGGTGAAAACTTGGATGAATTTGGCCCACGTTTCCCTGATATGTCTAAATCTTACACTCCAGAATACCGTGTAACTGCTCATCAAGTCGCTGATAAGCTTGGCATTAAGCTGGATGATGGTGTCTATATCGGTGTTACCGGTCCAACTTACGAAACGCCAGCAGAAATCCGTGCTTATAAGACACTCGGAGCAGATGCAGTTGGCATGTCTACTGTTCCAGAAGTCATCGTGGCTGCCCACTCAGGCTTGAAAGTCCTCGGAATTTCATGCATTACCAATCATGCTGCCGGCTTCCAAGAAGAACTCAACCATGAGGAAGTGGTTGAAGTAACAGAGCGTGTCAAAGGTGATTTCAAACGACTACTTAAAGCCATTCTTGCTGAATTGTAAGAAAATAAAATATTAAACGAAGGAAAGGTAGAGTGAAGTGTTCAGATTTGAACACGAGCGGAAAACTTGGAAAATAGATAATCTGACTGAGAAATCCTGATTTCTCGTCAGATTCCTAATTTTCAGTCGTTTTCTTGTCGCTCTTTGTATCATAAATTATGTCTATCCATATTGCTGCTAAACAAGGTGAGATTGCTGATAAAATTCTCTTGCCAGGCGATCCGCTTCGTGCTAAGTTTATTGCGGAGAATTTCCTTGAAGATGCTGTTTGTTTTAACGAAGTGCGGAACATGTTTGGCTACACTGGTACTTACAAGGGTCAGCGGGTTTCTGTCATGGGAACGGGCATGGGAATGCCGTCTATTTCCATCTATGCGCGTGAGCTGATTGTTGACTACGGTGTGAAAAAGCTGATTCGTGTGGGAACGGCTGGTTCGCTCAATGCAGATGTTCATGTTCGTGAATTGGTTCTAGCTCAAGCGGCTGCGACCAACTCAAACATTATCCGCAATGACTGGCCTCATTATGATTTTCCGCAGATTGCCAGCTTTGATTTGCTGGACAAGGCTTATCATATTGCCAAAGACTTGGGCATGACAACCCATGTCGGAAATGTTTTGTCGTCAGATGTCTTTTATTCGAACTATTTTGAAAAAAATATCGAGCTGGGCAAATGGGGCGTCAAAGCTGTTGAAATGGAAGCAGCAGCCCTTTACTATCTGGCTGCTCAGCACCAAGTAGATGCTCTGGCTATCATGACCATTTCTGATAGTTTGGTCAATCCTGACGAAGATACGACAGCAGAGGAACGTCAAAATACCTTCACTGATATGATGAAGGTTGGTTTGGAAACCCTGATTGATTAAGCATGAATTTAGATTTAAAAGAGGAAATTCTCTTTGCGATTTCCCGTTACGACTATGCTTATGCCTATAAGCTGGCGCAACAGTTGATGAGCGGCTCACCAGTTTTGACAAAATTGTTGCATATTCTGGCAGAGCGAAGAGAGCTCAATATTCTGCCAGCCATGGATGAAGAGTTGAAGACTG
Above is a window of Streptococcus cristatus ATCC 51100 DNA encoding:
- a CDS encoding phosphopentomutase, with the protein product MSKFNRIHLVVMDSVGIGAAPDANNFVNAGVPDGASDTLGHISKAVGLDVPNMAKLGLGNIEREQALKTVPAEENPSGYYTKLEEVSLGKDTMTGHWEIMGLNITEPFDTFWNGFPEEILTKIEEFSGRKVIREANKPYSGTAVIDDFGPRQMETGELIIYTSADPVLQIAAHEEVIPLDELYRICEFARSITLERPALLGRIIARPYVGEPGNFTRTPNRHDYAVSPFEPTVLDKLNEAGIDTYSVGKINDIFNGAGINHDMGHNQSNNHGVDNLVKAIQSEDFKYGFSFTNLVDFDALYGHRRNPHGYRDCLQEFDARLPEIIENMREDDLLMITADHGNDPTYAGTDHTREYIPLLVFGKSLKGNGHLPVGHFADISATIADNFGVDKAMIGESFLDKLV
- a CDS encoding purine-nucleoside phosphorylase, giving the protein MATLSEKIKATAAFLKEKGMTEPEFGLILGSGLGELASEIENAVSLDYADIPNWGRSTVVGHAGKLVYGDLAGRKVLALQGRFHFYEGNPLEVVTFPVRVMKALGATGVIVTNAAGGIGYGPGTLMAISDHINMTGQNPLIGENLDEFGPRFPDMSKSYTPEYRVTAHQVADKLGIKLDDGVYIGVTGPTYETPAEIRAYKTLGADAVGMSTVPEVIVAAHSGLKVLGISCITNHAAGFQEELNHEEVVEVTERVKGDFKRLLKAILAEL
- the deoD gene encoding purine-nucleoside phosphorylase; the encoded protein is MSIHIAAKQGEIADKILLPGDPLRAKFIAENFLEDAVCFNEVRNMFGYTGTYKGQRVSVMGTGMGMPSISIYARELIVDYGVKKLIRVGTAGSLNADVHVRELVLAQAAATNSNIIRNDWPHYDFPQIASFDLLDKAYHIAKDLGMTTHVGNVLSSDVFYSNYFEKNIELGKWGVKAVEMEAAALYYLAAQHQVDALAIMTISDSLVNPDEDTTAEERQNTFTDMMKVGLETLID